In one Caballeronia sp. M1242 genomic region, the following are encoded:
- a CDS encoding adenosylcobalamin-dependent ribonucleoside-diphosphate reductase: MAEDNPSTALAPQQFSIDVMLEKYAKGDETRVDDIYRRVARGVALAEPPEARAKIEAEFVDNFKRGALGAGRIMSAAGAGIDATLINCFVQPVGDAIQGVDDNGLPGIYVALLQAAETMRRGGGVGYNFSAIRPRGARVHSTGSAASGPCSYMDVFDASCRTVESAGSRRGAQMGILDCTHPDLLEFIAAKHTKGRWNNFNVSVAVTDEFMQAVADDSVWQLVHKAEPSPAQRTSADIRQREDGLWVYREVRAREVWDTVMRSTYDVAEPGVVFISRMNDDNNLRSLEAIRATNPCGEQPLPAYGCCNLGPLNLTRFVSDPFAQMRGGASGFDWDGLAQTTRTQVRFLDDVLDVTLWPLPEQAREAQAKRRIGVGFTGLGDTLVMLGLRYDSQEGRDFAARVARTMRDEAYRASVQLARERGAFPLFDARRYLEQGTFASRLPDDITSAIRAHGIRNSHLLSIAPTGTVSLAFADNASNGIEPAFSWTYQRTKRMADGSRQSFAVEDHAYRLYREMGGDVNALPDYFVSALDMSAHDHLEMMAAVQPFVDTSISKTVNVPADYPFDKFQDLYFEAWRRGLKGLATYRPNDTLGAVLSVTPQETPSDSPDPELDLDPLRIAIDHRPRGELPAIIEKVEYLTQAGKKSLYLAVSFIEVTGRIAGEDVTIERPIEFFIPTGQSDESQQWITATMRSLSLAARGGFAARTLQDMRKVSWDRGQVRLGDVERLDGHRSPRWHDSEVAALAYAIQQILYRRGFLDAEGNQVPSRVLARKRSEAAAPLRTLQLEDEQDAHDDVTEAPVDPHGLAQMHGRKCATCGANAVIRKDGCDFCTACGEIGACG; the protein is encoded by the coding sequence ATGGCTGAAGACAATCCCAGCACCGCTCTCGCTCCGCAGCAATTTTCCATCGACGTCATGCTCGAAAAGTACGCCAAGGGCGACGAGACGCGCGTCGACGATATCTATCGACGCGTGGCGCGCGGCGTCGCGCTCGCGGAACCGCCCGAAGCGCGCGCGAAGATCGAAGCCGAGTTCGTCGACAACTTCAAGCGCGGCGCACTGGGCGCGGGTCGCATCATGAGCGCGGCGGGCGCGGGCATCGATGCCACGCTCATCAACTGCTTCGTGCAGCCGGTCGGCGATGCGATACAAGGTGTCGATGACAACGGCCTTCCGGGCATCTACGTCGCGCTGTTGCAGGCCGCCGAGACCATGCGGCGAGGCGGCGGCGTGGGGTATAACTTTTCGGCAATCCGTCCGCGCGGCGCGCGCGTGCATTCGACAGGATCGGCGGCATCGGGGCCGTGCAGCTACATGGACGTGTTCGATGCCTCGTGCCGCACCGTGGAAAGCGCGGGTTCGCGTCGCGGCGCGCAGATGGGCATTCTCGACTGCACGCATCCGGACCTGCTCGAATTCATCGCGGCCAAGCACACGAAAGGGCGCTGGAACAACTTCAACGTATCAGTCGCTGTGACGGACGAATTCATGCAGGCCGTCGCCGATGACTCCGTCTGGCAGCTCGTGCACAAGGCGGAGCCCTCGCCGGCGCAACGCACATCGGCCGATATCCGGCAGCGTGAAGATGGCTTGTGGGTGTATCGCGAAGTGCGCGCGCGCGAGGTGTGGGACACGGTCATGCGTTCTACTTACGATGTCGCGGAGCCGGGCGTCGTCTTCATTTCGCGCATGAACGACGACAACAATCTGCGCTCGCTCGAAGCCATTCGCGCGACGAATCCGTGCGGCGAGCAGCCGCTTCCCGCGTATGGCTGCTGCAACCTCGGGCCGCTCAATCTCACGCGCTTCGTGTCCGATCCGTTCGCGCAGATGCGTGGCGGCGCGTCGGGCTTCGATTGGGACGGCCTCGCGCAGACGACGCGCACGCAAGTCCGCTTTCTCGACGACGTGCTCGACGTGACGCTCTGGCCGCTGCCGGAACAGGCGCGCGAGGCGCAGGCGAAGCGGCGCATCGGCGTCGGCTTCACGGGGCTCGGCGATACGCTCGTCATGCTCGGCTTGCGCTACGACTCGCAGGAAGGACGCGACTTCGCGGCGCGCGTGGCCCGCACCATGCGCGACGAGGCGTATCGCGCATCCGTGCAACTGGCGCGCGAGCGCGGCGCTTTTCCGCTCTTCGACGCGCGGCGCTATCTGGAACAAGGCACGTTCGCATCGCGCCTGCCCGACGACATCACTAGCGCGATTCGCGCGCACGGCATTCGCAACAGCCATCTGCTTTCCATCGCGCCGACCGGCACGGTGAGCCTCGCGTTCGCGGACAACGCGTCGAACGGCATCGAGCCTGCTTTCTCGTGGACGTATCAACGCACCAAGCGCATGGCGGACGGCTCGCGGCAGAGCTTCGCGGTGGAAGACCATGCGTACCGTCTCTATCGCGAGATGGGCGGCGACGTGAACGCGTTGCCCGATTACTTCGTGAGCGCGCTCGACATGTCCGCGCACGATCACCTCGAAATGATGGCGGCGGTGCAGCCTTTCGTGGATACGTCCATCTCGAAGACGGTGAACGTGCCGGCCGACTATCCGTTCGACAAGTTCCAGGACCTCTACTTCGAAGCATGGCGGCGCGGGCTCAAAGGTCTTGCCACCTACCGCCCGAACGATACGCTGGGCGCGGTGCTTTCGGTGACGCCGCAAGAGACGCCGAGCGATTCTCCCGATCCCGAACTCGACCTCGATCCGCTGCGCATCGCGATCGATCATCGGCCGCGCGGCGAATTGCCCGCGATCATCGAAAAGGTCGAATATCTGACGCAAGCGGGAAAGAAGTCGCTGTATCTCGCGGTGTCGTTCATCGAAGTGACCGGGCGCATCGCGGGCGAGGACGTGACCATCGAACGTCCGATTGAATTCTTTATACCGACAGGGCAGAGCGACGAATCGCAGCAGTGGATCACGGCGACGATGCGTTCGCTCTCGCTCGCCGCGCGTGGCGGTTTCGCGGCGCGCACGTTGCAGGACATGCGCAAGGTGTCGTGGGATCGCGGACAAGTGCGGCTCGGCGATGTCGAGCGGCTCGACGGTCATCGCAGTCCACGTTGGCACGACTCCGAAGTCGCGGCGCTGGCTTACGCGATCCAGCAGATTCTGTATCGACGCGGTTTTTTGGATGCAGAAGGCAATCAGGTTCCTTCGCGCGTGCTCGCGCGCAAGCGCAGCGAGGCGGCGGCGCCTCTGCGCACGTTGCAGCTTGAAGACGAACAGGACGCGCACGACGACGTGACTGAGGCGCCCGTCGATCCGCATGGACTCGCGCAGATGCACGGACGCAAATGCGCGACGTGCGGTGCGAACGCGGTGATCCGCAAGGACGGGTGTGATTTCTGTACCGCTTGTGGGGAGATTGGTGCGTGTGGTTAA
- a CDS encoding fimbrial protein, protein MKKSVISAFIAGVLSVAAGGAFASDGTITFNGALTAATCTINGNGTSSKDFTVTLPTVSTSTLTAAGQTAGTTSYSIALSACSPVTSTSKASVFYEAGTTVDPADGRLLVAAGGAGKVKLELLNQDGTQIKAGYSSDLQNSKPASIASGAATLFYDVRYYATGATSAGAANSSVVYSINYQ, encoded by the coding sequence ATGAAGAAGTCCGTAATCTCGGCTTTCATCGCTGGCGTGTTGAGCGTGGCTGCCGGCGGCGCGTTCGCGTCCGATGGAACCATCACGTTCAACGGCGCGCTTACGGCCGCGACCTGCACGATCAACGGCAACGGCACGTCGTCGAAGGACTTCACGGTCACGCTGCCGACCGTTTCCACCTCGACGCTGACCGCGGCTGGCCAGACGGCTGGCACCACCTCGTACAGCATCGCGCTCAGCGCATGCTCGCCGGTCACGAGCACGAGCAAGGCATCGGTGTTCTATGAAGCAGGCACCACGGTCGATCCAGCTGATGGCCGTCTGCTTGTCGCTGCCGGCGGCGCGGGCAAAGTCAAGCTCGAACTGCTGAACCAGGACGGAACGCAGATCAAGGCGGGCTACTCGAGTGATCTTCAGAACTCGAAGCCGGCCTCCATCGCGTCGGGCGCGGCCACGCTGTTCTACGACGTTCGCTATTACGCCACCGGCGCGACGTCGGCGGGCGCGGCGAACTCGTCGGTCGTGTACAGCATCAACTATCAATAA
- a CDS encoding fimbria/pilus periplasmic chaperone, with amino-acid sequence MKLFSRLASIAVVLAAIQGFAPQARASVVIAGTRVVYNQSDSEVTVKLTNNGKLPGLTKVWIDKGDADAKPDTIDVPFTITPPMMRIDPGKSQTLRIMSTGEALPGDAETVLYLNVLEVPPKPTGDEASANQLQLAFRTRIKFFYRPTGLKGQASDAPEAIVWHLKREGGKNTLVADNPTQYHVSFDRIDLTDGVHTAQFTDGGMVGPGESRAFPLKGELPAAGAKVRYTAINDYGGPQAGDATLAP; translated from the coding sequence ATGAAATTGTTTAGCCGACTCGCATCCATCGCGGTGGTCCTCGCCGCGATTCAGGGCTTCGCCCCGCAGGCCCGTGCTTCGGTGGTTATCGCCGGTACGCGCGTGGTGTACAACCAGAGCGATTCAGAAGTCACCGTCAAGCTGACCAACAACGGCAAGCTCCCCGGTCTCACAAAGGTCTGGATCGACAAGGGCGATGCCGACGCCAAGCCGGATACGATCGACGTGCCGTTCACCATCACCCCGCCGATGATGCGTATCGATCCGGGCAAGTCGCAGACGCTGCGCATCATGTCGACGGGCGAGGCTCTTCCCGGCGACGCCGAAACCGTCCTCTATCTGAACGTGCTGGAAGTGCCGCCCAAGCCGACGGGCGATGAAGCCAGCGCCAATCAGCTGCAACTCGCATTCCGCACGCGCATCAAGTTCTTCTATCGCCCGACGGGGCTGAAAGGGCAGGCGAGCGACGCGCCCGAGGCCATCGTGTGGCATCTGAAGCGCGAAGGCGGCAAGAACACGCTGGTGGCCGATAACCCCACGCAGTATCACGTATCGTTCGACCGCATCGACTTGACGGATGGCGTGCATACGGCGCAGTTCACCGACGGCGGCATGGTCGGACCGGGCGAAAGCCGCGCGTTCCCGCTCAAGGGCGAGCTTCCCGCAGCTGGCGCGAAGGTGCGCTATACCGCGATCAACGACTACGGCGGCCCGCAGGCAGGCGACGCCACGCTCGCTCCCTGA
- a CDS encoding fimbria/pilus outer membrane usher protein, producing MKTHYCSAHLSGARLRPVTLFTLQALAAMGVSGHAWADASAQPAAVEFNEQFLDSGGGQKLDISRFNHGQPVLPGTYRADTYVNNVWRGKFSVDVRDSTEQPGVVQPCMTADLLERFGVDLRKLSPEAAAKLEAAGNACLTLPEIIPGAIATFDGGEQRLDVSVPQIAMNSRARGYVDPKYWDDGINAGTFQYNANVYHSSAGGFDNNSAYLGLIGGINVGPWRFRYQGNVTHNSIGGSHYQSVQTYAQRAFKDIKSQFTVGDTFTDGALFDSFGLRGATLGTDDRMFPESQRGYAPVVHGIANSNARVQVRQNGNIIYETTVAPGAFEIDDLYPTGYGGNLDVIVTEADGTQHISTVPYAAAVNALRPGVTRYSASIGEYRDPNIDIHPFVSQFTLQRGISNLVTLYGGVSAADMYFSTMIGTALNTSVGAFGLDVTQASASFKGYGTRNGASVRLSYSRLFEPTNTNIAIAAYRYSTSGFFSLPDAVMMRQLNAEHQLGLMTALQKSRVQFTLNQSIGEGARYGSLYAVGSFQTYWNRSSHDTQLQIGYTNSWKRMTYGASFVRQFQVNTARWDNRIMLNMSIPLGFGAHAPQSTTDFQHDTSDRSSTIQQSVTGTLGVDNAFSYGINANINDGGSHASSSVSAGGNVGYVAPFAMLTANASTGRNFSQVGAGMSGGVVAWRDGVAFTPNMGDTVAVVEASDAAGARLANGAGLRVDRWGHAVVSGMQPYSNNDIELDPKGLPINIALKSTVQRTAPTAGAVVRLKFETENMGKPAVMRVSQADGQPLPFGSEVFDAENRSVGTVAQGSRIIATGLKADAGTLNVKWGEAPEQRCAVRYQLPAVTDASKPNSISISDAVCQ from the coding sequence ATGAAAACGCACTACTGCAGCGCCCACCTGTCCGGCGCGCGTTTAAGACCTGTCACGCTGTTCACGCTCCAGGCATTGGCCGCAATGGGCGTGAGCGGTCACGCGTGGGCGGACGCTTCGGCGCAGCCCGCAGCCGTCGAATTCAACGAGCAGTTTCTCGATTCCGGCGGCGGCCAGAAGCTCGACATCTCACGCTTCAATCACGGGCAGCCGGTCCTGCCGGGCACGTATCGCGCCGATACTTACGTCAACAACGTATGGCGCGGCAAGTTCAGCGTCGATGTGCGCGACTCCACGGAGCAGCCCGGGGTCGTGCAACCGTGCATGACGGCGGATCTGCTCGAACGCTTCGGTGTCGATTTGCGCAAGCTCTCGCCGGAAGCCGCCGCTAAGCTGGAAGCGGCCGGCAATGCGTGCCTGACGCTGCCCGAGATCATCCCGGGCGCGATCGCCACGTTCGACGGCGGCGAGCAGCGTCTCGATGTGAGCGTCCCGCAAATCGCGATGAACAGCAGGGCGCGCGGCTATGTCGATCCGAAGTATTGGGACGATGGCATCAACGCGGGCACGTTTCAGTACAACGCGAACGTGTATCACAGCTCCGCCGGCGGCTTCGACAACAACTCGGCCTACCTCGGTTTGATCGGCGGCATCAACGTCGGTCCGTGGCGCTTCCGCTATCAGGGCAACGTTACGCACAACAGCATCGGCGGCTCACATTATCAAAGCGTGCAGACCTATGCGCAGCGTGCGTTCAAGGACATCAAGAGCCAGTTCACGGTTGGCGACACGTTCACGGACGGCGCGCTGTTCGACAGCTTCGGCTTGCGCGGCGCCACGCTCGGCACCGACGACCGCATGTTCCCGGAGTCGCAGCGCGGCTACGCGCCGGTGGTGCATGGCATCGCCAATAGCAATGCCCGCGTGCAGGTCCGGCAGAACGGCAACATCATCTACGAGACGACGGTCGCGCCGGGCGCGTTCGAGATCGACGACCTGTATCCAACGGGCTATGGCGGCAATCTCGATGTGATCGTCACCGAGGCCGACGGCACTCAGCACATCTCGACAGTTCCGTACGCGGCGGCGGTGAATGCGCTGCGGCCGGGCGTCACGCGTTATAGCGCGAGCATCGGCGAGTATCGCGATCCCAACATCGATATTCATCCGTTCGTCTCGCAGTTCACGCTGCAGCGGGGCATCAGCAATCTGGTGACGCTGTACGGCGGCGTGAGCGCCGCGGACATGTACTTCTCGACGATGATCGGCACCGCGCTCAATACGAGCGTCGGCGCATTCGGTCTCGACGTGACGCAGGCAAGCGCGAGCTTCAAGGGCTACGGCACCCGCAACGGGGCGAGCGTGCGACTCAGCTATTCGCGCCTGTTCGAGCCGACGAATACGAATATCGCCATCGCCGCGTATCGCTATTCGACGAGCGGCTTCTTCTCGCTGCCCGACGCGGTGATGATGCGTCAGCTGAACGCCGAGCATCAACTCGGTCTCATGACCGCGCTGCAAAAGTCGCGCGTGCAGTTCACGCTGAATCAGAGCATCGGCGAGGGCGCGCGCTACGGCTCGCTCTATGCAGTGGGTTCGTTTCAGACGTACTGGAACCGCTCCAGTCACGATACGCAGCTGCAAATCGGCTACACCAACAGCTGGAAGCGCATGACCTACGGCGCGTCGTTCGTGCGGCAGTTCCAGGTGAATACGGCCCGGTGGGACAACCGCATCATGCTGAACATGTCCATCCCGCTCGGGTTCGGGGCGCACGCGCCGCAGTCGACGACCGACTTCCAGCACGACACCAGCGACCGCAGCTCGACCATTCAGCAATCGGTCACGGGCACGCTCGGCGTCGACAACGCATTCAGCTACGGCATCAACGCGAACATCAACGACGGCGGCAGTCACGCCAGCAGTTCTGTCAGCGCGGGCGGCAACGTCGGTTACGTCGCGCCGTTTGCAATGCTTACCGCGAACGCGAGCACGGGCCGCAACTTCTCGCAGGTCGGCGCGGGCATGTCGGGCGGCGTGGTGGCATGGCGCGATGGCGTCGCGTTCACGCCGAACATGGGCGATACGGTCGCGGTCGTCGAAGCAAGCGATGCAGCGGGAGCACGCCTCGCCAACGGCGCGGGCTTGCGCGTGGACCGGTGGGGACACGCTGTCGTCTCCGGCATGCAGCCGTATTCGAACAACGACATCGAACTGGACCCGAAGGGCTTGCCGATCAACATCGCGCTGAAGTCGACCGTGCAGCGCACGGCCCCGACTGCGGGTGCCGTGGTGCGCCTCAAGTTCGAGACGGAGAACATGGGCAAGCCGGCGGTCATGCGCGTCTCGCAGGCGGATGGCCAACCGTTGCCGTTCGGCTCCGAAGTGTTCGACGCCGAGAATCGCAGCGTCGGCACGGTGGCGCAGGGCAGCCGCATCATCGCGACCGGGCTGAAGGCCGACGCCGGCACGCTGAACGTGAAGTGGGGCGAAGCACCCGAGCAGCGTTGCGCGGTGCGCTATCAGTTGCCCGCGGTGACGGATGCCTCGAAGCCCAACTCCATCAGCATATCGGACGCTGTCTGTCAGTGA
- a CDS encoding fimbrial protein, with translation MKFMDRLAAGLLRCVLCWIAALVFVPSSAWATANCTVNYSSFTLTLPPSVAVARDLPNGSILTAWSLSASKNDYWTCIVTGQVYTGTDFETAGITTGGPTVYTANYQGVDFEVYPTNVPGVGIAMGGYVIPNSLPAGPRTFSKLGRQWNTNGTIYNGGQLIVALVKIGDITPGTATGMVAQAFSWQTLTPPPAGNVPSAGVINFYITPVVITVLTCQTPDVTVPMGIQGPADLPNIGPAPNKVSSFNLSLNNCPGGTAVSGTLAGQIHSIQYRIDPSNGLVSGYSNVAALSGSPSAAGVGIQLYDNTGAVFPYGTYVTLNGFDSTNGGNYTIPMQARYYRTGALGAGPANATMTMTVLYQ, from the coding sequence ATGAAATTCATGGATCGGCTTGCAGCCGGACTGCTGCGGTGTGTGTTGTGCTGGATTGCTGCACTGGTGTTCGTGCCGTCGTCCGCATGGGCGACGGCGAACTGCACGGTCAACTACAGTTCGTTCACGTTGACGCTGCCGCCGTCGGTGGCCGTGGCGCGTGATTTGCCGAATGGATCGATTCTGACGGCATGGTCGCTTTCCGCCTCGAAGAACGACTATTGGACCTGCATCGTCACCGGGCAGGTCTATACGGGAACCGACTTCGAAACGGCGGGCATCACGACCGGCGGACCAACGGTGTACACGGCCAACTACCAGGGCGTCGATTTCGAGGTGTATCCGACGAACGTGCCGGGCGTGGGCATCGCAATGGGCGGCTATGTCATTCCGAACAGCCTGCCCGCCGGGCCGCGCACGTTCTCGAAGCTCGGCCGTCAGTGGAATACGAATGGCACGATCTACAACGGCGGACAGTTGATCGTCGCGCTGGTGAAGATCGGCGACATCACGCCGGGCACCGCAACAGGCATGGTCGCGCAGGCGTTCTCGTGGCAGACGCTGACGCCTCCGCCCGCGGGGAACGTGCCGTCGGCCGGGGTCATCAACTTCTATATCACGCCCGTGGTGATCACCGTGCTGACGTGCCAGACGCCCGATGTCACGGTGCCCATGGGCATTCAGGGACCGGCGGACCTGCCGAACATCGGGCCCGCGCCGAACAAGGTGTCGTCGTTCAATCTGAGTCTGAATAACTGCCCGGGCGGAACGGCGGTGAGCGGAACATTGGCTGGGCAGATTCACAGCATCCAGTACAGGATCGATCCATCGAACGGACTCGTGTCCGGCTACAGCAACGTCGCCGCGTTGAGCGGGTCGCCGAGCGCGGCGGGCGTCGGCATTCAGCTCTACGACAACACGGGCGCGGTGTTTCCCTACGGCACATATGTGACGCTGAACGGGTTCGACAGCACGAACGGCGGCAACTACACGATACCGATGCAAGCGCGTTATTACCGCACGGGGGCGCTCGGTGCCGGGCCAGCCAACGCGACCATGACGATGACCGTGCTGTACCAGTGA
- a CDS encoding fimbrial protein: MKKLKIGLVALGLTSAASAFAADATLTFTGTIILPTCTVDSNSVNQTIALGTARTTDFAAVGNTKNPTAFNITLNNCAPNTNVAMTVNGTSDTVQSVLKNTGTAAQVGVQLLKAVSAGDTTGSPITLNSSLTIGTVNATNTLTIPMVAQFYRLGTMTGGTVSAAATVNFAYN, translated from the coding sequence ATGAAGAAACTGAAAATCGGGCTCGTGGCGCTCGGGCTCACGAGCGCTGCGTCGGCGTTCGCGGCCGACGCCACGCTGACCTTCACCGGCACCATCATCCTGCCGACCTGTACTGTCGATTCGAATTCCGTCAATCAGACCATTGCGCTCGGCACCGCGAGGACGACGGACTTCGCCGCCGTGGGCAACACGAAGAACCCGACGGCCTTCAACATTACGCTGAACAACTGCGCCCCCAACACGAACGTGGCGATGACGGTCAACGGAACGTCGGATACGGTGCAAAGCGTGCTAAAAAATACAGGCACGGCCGCGCAAGTCGGCGTGCAATTGTTGAAAGCCGTCAGCGCCGGCGATACGACCGGCTCGCCGATCACTCTCAATTCGTCACTCACCATAGGAACCGTGAATGCGACCAACACCCTGACGATTCCGATGGTGGCTCAGTTCTATCGTCTCGGTACCATGACAGGCGGCACCGTGTCAGCCGCAGCCACCGTCAACTTCGCTTATAACTGA
- a CDS encoding HlyD family efflux transporter periplasmic adaptor subunit — protein MQPTDIPEFKDVPWRWIAYATSIFTIAAVAFGFVHEIELKQDVTGEVVSASEVKVQGLAGLVSAIYARPSEHVEPGTPLFRLQRDFSLTTDGLRRQAFDEKMRDEQIRSIDEQYSERRVQLNAQRETARLSEASKRAELGSLDAQIAQNTQLVGEFEQRLARLSSVSEYVTADKLEQARADVHQGKVTVAQSIARRQQLAGELGASTSSQTDLEAQLRELDARHARDIQDVRARFERERQDSTVSAPKGGVVTFSSLVAGRMLATGDVAMVISTQESGPLRVALSIPSRRRGFVREGQIVRLKFDAFPYAKFGTYEARIDSISGTTVLPASPVAPPGTPGAPDPSEETQTTKESDGDYLAWATLRGNTFDFDGQHFKILPGMRATASIVVERRTIAEWVLAPLFRMLRG, from the coding sequence ATGCAACCGACCGATATTCCCGAATTCAAAGATGTCCCGTGGCGCTGGATAGCGTACGCCACATCGATCTTCACCATCGCGGCGGTTGCCTTCGGTTTCGTGCATGAGATCGAGCTCAAGCAGGACGTGACCGGCGAGGTCGTTTCCGCATCCGAGGTCAAGGTTCAGGGCCTGGCGGGGCTGGTATCGGCGATTTACGCGCGGCCATCGGAGCATGTCGAGCCGGGCACGCCGCTGTTCCGTCTTCAGCGCGACTTTTCGCTGACCACGGACGGCCTGCGTCGGCAAGCCTTCGACGAGAAAATGCGCGACGAACAGATCCGCTCGATCGACGAGCAGTACAGCGAGCGCCGCGTTCAGTTGAATGCGCAGCGCGAGACGGCGCGGCTGAGCGAAGCCAGCAAGCGCGCGGAACTCGGCTCGCTGGATGCCCAGATCGCGCAAAACACCCAGCTCGTCGGCGAATTCGAGCAACGGCTCGCGCGCCTCAGTTCAGTCTCCGAGTACGTGACGGCGGACAAGCTCGAACAGGCTCGCGCCGATGTGCATCAGGGCAAGGTGACGGTTGCGCAGAGCATCGCGCGCAGACAGCAACTGGCGGGCGAGCTGGGCGCGTCGACCAGCAGCCAGACCGATCTCGAAGCGCAGTTGCGCGAACTCGACGCGCGCCATGCGCGCGACATACAAGATGTCCGCGCGCGCTTCGAGCGCGAGCGCCAGGACTCGACGGTGTCGGCACCGAAGGGGGGCGTTGTCACGTTTTCCAGTCTGGTGGCGGGCCGCATGCTCGCGACCGGCGATGTCGCGATGGTGATTTCCACCCAAGAGAGCGGCCCGCTGCGGGTGGCGTTGAGCATCCCTTCGCGCCGGCGCGGCTTCGTGCGCGAAGGCCAGATCGTGCGCCTCAAGTTCGATGCGTTTCCTTATGCCAAGTTCGGGACGTACGAGGCGCGCATCGATTCGATTTCCGGCACCACGGTGCTGCCCGCGAGCCCGGTCGCGCCGCCCGGCACGCCCGGCGCGCCCGACCCGTCCGAAGAGACGCAAACCACGAAGGAGTCCGACGGCGACTATCTGGCCTGGGCGACGCTGCGCGGCAATACCTTCGATTTCGACGGGCAGCACTTCAAGATTCTTCCGGGCATGCGCGCGACGGCCAGCATCGTCGTCGAGCGCCGGACGATCGCCGAGTGGGTCCTGGCGCCGCTGTTCAGAATGCTGAGAGGTTGA